One region of Alosa alosa isolate M-15738 ecotype Scorff River chromosome 1, AALO_Geno_1.1, whole genome shotgun sequence genomic DNA includes:
- the LOC125306011 gene encoding FERM and PDZ domain-containing protein 1, translating to MEERDRSRSPSRKTSRVEQVVGRWLRRSRDSTSRERVLEESRVVDNGSSEQRSFPIRATVQLPRDPNLQSHGFTVTTDMPLLVHEVIPGGPADGKLMPGDQPLKINNVAVDDLSAEQAADLIRECEETLTITVLRITVGPKSSFITPEKRAQLRSNPVKVRFAEEVVVNGHSQGNSLLFLPNVLKVYLENGQTKAFKFEPKTRVKDIVMTLKEKLSITRIEHFSLLLEQQYSITKLLLLHEDELIQQVVEKKETHDYRCLFRVCFMPRDPQDLLDEDPVAFEYLYLQCVSDVLQERFAVEMKCNTALRLAALHIQERLASTGQSPKTHLKTITREWGIESFVSNTLLKNMREKDLRKAISYHMKKCIYLEPKQKLISVNQARLNYLYEMAELKSYGGKSFSATMLLQDRESMVSLLVGLQYGVSQVVNHKLSVINTLTEFSSITRVELIPESERVSLVKIYLQDIKPITLLLESVAAKDLSCLVAGYCRALVNPNICVFPWNAHRKSPRISTEEGYVSHCGSDSDDSDTDVDALLAHVASATRSSKQTADGSSSEQTASREGGEEEEEEEETSQSPQQEETEEHTEQEEGGGEEQDMETEPTEGVSEKMEEQRTREVVGGVEGADGDAQEVEVEGGAEGQTEGGGGEEQRCYIMLEEPASEASDSGRTDSRFLASLSSDSMDALEEDDLLTLCSTLRPCHLSVGHAHNNPPLSPRTPHTATDLYGVGEGDPFLCYAALSNMVDCLPSPPEASEDEEEEERSLSYRGLDLSKLTPLSAKGGCVFTFEQCDARHYYNICSNVTPDSARSLPRALPDRPEEEEEEEEEEEEVAEMEPVPILQPPPGFGDSSSDDEFFDAQERLTSPEQPSSANMTRENSTESSAMKRTLSLSDIGICVSESGREGGGECSEEAELEDRDSALSWTRRKSGKQRRSYLETDYTSLVSYPEQNHRPKNHYDALISASGQEPAEDLSQAPCPTVSPLTSTEPEPAQLENKPITSFCSRPLTNALAEPRGHHRRHLSTQVEMEVEPDAMETKAVTELLASSISAVRRSATLPAADLRASRRGEVASAEGLLDRLSEGAFAGHLFFRRTAEVPLEEGEGEGEGHCSLPRPRSFTVGHVDSPTTRHSPVIPTISYTPSPDEEEEAGSIGEAAQVSNSPSLTEAFRRGLSVSRESLTHAGEADELDSNYSFQEPPKSSMEPTSGFLLSPCSSGSMIGRLSASTLRGKIQSLPLYLSRSQEALSENRPDSGTPQRRRFSEASRCRRADRSPCTQLGWEEGAPEVTEVKVVTIVSEEVTEVIEEMVEVSHRSPGAQQRAETKVDSFPMSSEQETLSATRAEQPVSTGPPSVVVTTQNLPNTGPHMGNHTHTHPALTGCGLFRNCESQPTDTQPQALPSPCPHGKPELGCRSALALGCEVLLDTAQAPLEVCDCQAVYTNCFSGVLDGSSFDDELTVYEFSCRTKPDTLVVSPVSAIPQPLSSSPFSPSSSSSSSSPLPSFPCPILPPSSSTELSPLLSPFEPVNCFLSDPEEEAIATLLARRYPSPPAGFAALQRDTETLLSVLAGAAKSRSECESPEHHRDSCAAHFSENKRRLHEEARGLLAGCQRVVRAGQTAEDTLQALALSFRALVQLASVCLCFSSCPRCRQRHGQALAGLADVARTYREFARTAECVGSAAAATGKRSSCHDLSIKLLARQCTALTTSVFCLTQLFRTLTAL from the exons ATGGAGGAACGGGACAGAAGCCGGTCTCCGTCCCGAAAGACCAGCCGTGTGGAGCAGGTGGTGGGGCGCTGGTTACGGCGCTCACGAGACTCCACCAGCAG AGAGCGTGTTTTGGAGGAGAGTCGTGTTGTTGACAACGGCTCATCAGAGCAGAGGAGTTTCCCTATCAGGGCGACAGTGCAGCTGCCCCGAGACCCCAACCTCCAATCACATGGCTTCACCGTGACCACAGACATGCCCCTACTGGTGCACGAGGTCATCCCAG GAGGCCCGGCCGATGGGAAGCTCATGCCTGGAGATCAGCCTCTCAAGATCAACAATGTAGCAGTTGATGACCTCTCTGCAGAGCAAGCTGCTGACCTCATCAG GGAGTGCGAGGAGACCTTAACAATCACAGTCCTCAGGATTACAGTG GGGCCGAAGTCATCGTTTATAACTCCGGAGAAGAGAGCCCAGCTGAGGTCCAACCCAGTGAAGGTGCGCTTTGCAGAGGAGGTGGTGGTCAACGGCCACTCTCAG GGCAACTCCTTGCTTTTCTTGCCAAATGTTCTGAAGGTTTACCTGGAGAACGGCCAGACCAAGGCCTTCAAGTTTGAGCCCAAGACCAGAGTCAAG GACATTGTGATGACTCTGAAGGAGAAGCTGTCAATCACGCGCATCGAGCACTTCTCCTTGCTGCTGGAACAACAATACAGCATCACCAAACTACTGCTGCTTCACGAGGATGAGCTCATACAGCAG GtggtggagaagaaggagacTCATGACTATAGGTGTTTGTTCAGAGTTTGTTTCATGCCCAGAGACCCCCAGGACCTCCTGGATGAAGACCCAGTGGCCTTTGAATACCTCTAtctacag tgtgtgagtgatgtgttGCAGGAGAGGTTTGCAGTGGAGATGAAGTGCAACACTGCTCTCCGCTTGGCAGCACTGCACATACAGGAGAGACTGGCTAGCACTGGACAATCCCCAAAAACACACCTGAAGACCATTac GAGGGAGTGGGGCATTGAGAGTTTTGTCTCCAACACCCTGCTGAAGAACATGAGGGAGAAGGACCTGAGGAAGGCCATCAGCTACCACATGAAGAAGTGCATCTACCTGGAGCCCAAACAAAAG CTGATATCCGTCAACCAGGCCAGGCTGAACTACCTGTACGAGATGGCAGAGCTCAAATCTTACGGAGGGAAGTCTTTCAGTGCCACGATGTTG CTACAGGACAGAGAGTCGATGGTCAGCCTTCTGGTGGGGCTCCAGTATGGCGTGAGCCAGGTGGTCAACCACAAGCTGAGTGTCATCAACACACTGACGGAGTTCAGCAGCATCACCAGAGTGGAGCTTATTCCTGAGTCCGAGCGTGTCAGCCTGGTGAAGATCTACCTGCAGGACATCAAG CCCATCACCCTTCTGCTGGAGTCGGTGGCAGCCAAAGACTTGTCTTGTCTGGTGGCTGGATACTGCAGAGCTTTGGTCAACCCCAACATCTGTGTGTTTCCATGGAATGCCCATCGCAAGAGCCCTCGCATATCAACAGAGGAAG gttacgTGTCTCATTGTGGAAGTGATTCTGATGATTCGGACACTGACGTGGACGCTTTGCTGGCCCACGTGGCCAGCGCCACCCGGAGCAGCAAGCAGACGGCAGACGGGTCCAGCTCTGAGCAGACGGCGAGccgagagggaggagaggaggaggaggaggaggaggagacgagCCAGAGCCCACagcaggaggagacagaggagcacacagagcaagaggaggggggaggggaggagcagGACATGGAAACAGAACCCACAGAGGGGGTGAGTGAGAagatggaggagcagaggactAGAGAGGTGGTTGGGGGTGTGGAGGGGGCTGATGGGGATGCGCAGGAGGTGGAAGTGGAGGGTGGAGCAGAGGGACAGACGGAGGGgggcggaggagaggagcagcgcTGCTACATCATGCTGGAGGAGCCCGCCTCCGAGGCGTCCGACTCCGGCCGGACAGACTCCCGCTTTCTGGCCAGCCTGTCCAGCGACTCCATGGATGCTCTGGAGGAGGACGACCTCCTGACCCTCTGCTCCACCCTTCGGCCATGCCACCTCAGCGTAGGCCACGCCCACAACAACCCGCCGCTGTCGCCACGGACACCGCACACTGCCACCGATCTCTACGGCGTCGGCGAGGGCGACCCCTTCCTGTGTTACGCGGCCCTGTCCAACATGGTGGACTGTCTGCCCAGCCCTCCTGAGGCGagcgaggatgaggaggaggaagagcggAGCCTGAGTTACCGAGGCCTGGACCTCTCGAAACTAACCCCCTTGTCTGCAAAAGGGGGCTGCGTGTTCACGTTCGAGCAGTGTGATGCACGCCATTACTACAACATCTGCTCCAACGTGACCCCCGACAGTGCCAGGAGTCTGCCACGAGCCCTGCCAGACAGaccggaggaagaggaggaggaggaggaggaggaagaggaggtggcgGAGATGGAGCCCGTGCCCATCCTCCAGCCTCCGCCAGGCTTCGGAGACAGCAGCTCCGATGACGAGTTCTTTGATGCGCAGGAGAGACTCACCTCCCCAGAACAGCCGTCGTCAGCCAACATGACCAGAG AGAATTCGACAGAATCCAGCGCCATGAAGCGGACCCTGAGCCTCAGTGACATCGGCATCTGTGTGAGCGAATCCggcagagaggggggaggggagtgcAGCGAGGAGGCTGAGCTGGAGGACAGAGACAGCGCCCTCTCCTGGACCAGGAGGAAGTCTGGAAAGCAGCGGCGCTCCTATCTGGAGACAGACTACACGTCACTGGTGTCCTATCCGGAACAGAACCACAGGCCCAAGAACCACTATGATGCCCTGATCTCAGCCAGCGGCCAAGAGCCAGCAGAGGACCTGAGCCAGGCGCCCTGCCCCACGGTGTCACCTCTGACCAGCACTGAGCCCGAGCCCGCTCAGCTGGAGAACAAGCCCATCACCAGCTTCTGCAGCCGGCCACTGACCAACGCCCTGGCGGAGCCGCGAGGTCACCACCGCCGGCACCTGTCCACTcaggtggagatggaggtggagccAGATGCCATGGAGACGAAAGCCGTCACCGAGCTGCTGGCGTCCTCCATCAGTGCCGTGAGGCGGAGTGCCACCCTCCCAGCGGCAGACCTGAGGGCCAGCAGGAGAGGCGAGGTGGCATCGGCAGAGGGTTTGCTGGACAGGTTGTCGGAGGGGGCATTCGCTGGCCACCTCTTCTTCAGGCGAACCGCTGAGGTTCCCctagaggagggggagggggagggggagggccaCTGTTCTTTGCCTAGGCCTCGCTCCTTCACCGTGGGTCACGTGGACTCCCCCACCACCCGGCACTCACCCGTCATCCCCACCATATCCTACACCCCCAGCcctgatgaggaggaggaagcgggGTCAATTGGGGAAGCAGCCCAAGTCAGCAATAGCCCCAGCCTGACCGAGGCCTTCAGGAGGGGGCTATCAGTGAGCCGTGAGAGCCTGACTCACGCTGGAGAGGCAGACGAGCTGGACAGCAACTACTCATTTCAGGAGCCACCCAAGTCCTCGATGGAGCCCACCTCCGGCTTCCTGCTGAGTCCCTGCTCCTCGGGCAGCATGATCGGCCGCCTGTCGGCGTCCACGCTGCGGGGCAAGATCCAGAGCCTGCCCCTCTACCTGTCCCGCTCGCAGGAGGCCCTGAGCGAGAACCGCCCGGATAGCGGCACCCCTCAGAGGAGGAGGTTCTCCGAGGCCAGCCGCTGCCGGAGAGCGGACAGGTCGCCGTGCACACAGCTGGGCTGGGAGGAAGGTGCTCCAGAGGTCACGGAGGTTAAAGTGGTGACCATAGTGTCTGAGGAGGTGACCGAGGTGATCGAGGAGATGGTGGAGGTCAGCCACCGCAGTCCAGGGGCCCAACAACGAGCCGAGACCAAAGTTGACTCGTTCCCCATGAGTTCAGAGCAGGAAACCCTCTCTGCCACGAGGGCTGAGCAACCGGTCAGCACAGGTCCGCCCTCGGTGGTGGTGACCACCCAGAACCTGCCCAACACAGGCCCCCACATgggcaaccacacacacacccaccctgcCCTCACGGGCTGCGGCCTCTTCAGAAACTGTGAGTCCCAGCCCACGGACACTCAACCCCAGGCCCTGCCCAGTCCCTGCCCCCATGGGAAACCCGAGCTGGGCTGCCGCAGTGCGCTGGCGCTGGGTTGTGAGGTGCTGCTGGACACCGCCCAGGCCCCTCTGGAGGTGTGCGACTGCCAGGCCGTCTACACCAACTGCTTCAGTGGAGTCTTGGATGGGAGCAGCTTCGACGATGAGCTGACCGTCTACGAGTTCTCCTGCCGCACAAAGCCGGACACTCTTGTGGTCAGTCCGGTGTCAGCTATCCCTCAACCACTGTCATCCTCCCCATTCtccccctcatcctcctcctcttcctcctctcctcttccttctttccCCTGCCCAATTCTgcccccctcttcctccactGAGCTcagtcctcttctctcccctttcGAACCGGTCAACTGCTTCCTGTCTGACCCAGAAGAGGAGGCCATCGCCACTTTGCTGGCCCGCCGCTATCCGTCGCCGCCCGCGGGCTTCGCTGCGCTGCAGCGGGACACAGAGACGCTCCTTTCCGTGCTAGCGGGCGCGGCCAAATCTCGGAGCGAGTGCGAGAGCCCGGAGCACCACCGGGACTCGTGCGCGGCCCACTTCTCCGAGAACAAGCGGCGGCTGCACGAGGAGGCGCGGGGTCTGCTGGCGGGCTGCCAGCGTGTGGTGCGCGCCGGCCAGACGGCCGAGGACACCCTGCAGGCGCTGGCGCTCAGCTTCCGCGCGCTGGTGCAGCTGGCCTCCGTCTGCCTGTGCTTCTCCAGCTGCCCGCGTTGCCGTCAGCGGCACGGCCAAGCGCTAGCGGGGCTGGCCGACGTGGCGCGGACCTACCGGGAGTTCGCCCGCACCGCCGAGTGCGTGGGCAGCGCGGCAGCGGCCACGGGCAAGCGCAGCAGCTGCCACGACCTCAGCATCAAGCTGCTGGCACGCCAGTGCACCGCCCTCACCACCTCCGTCTTCTGCCTCACGCAGCTCTTCCGCACACTCACCGCACTCTGA